The nucleotide window GCGCGAGCAACTCCTGGCCCAGTGGGCCGAGTTGCGGGTCATGCGCTGGAACGCGCTGCGGACCCTGGGCGCGGCCGGGGACGCCGGGGCGCCGAGCGTCGCCAAGCTGCTGTGGGGCGGCTGGCACCAGCGGCTCGGGGAGCTGGCGATGCGGGTGCGGGGCGCCGCGGCCGCGCTGGGGCCCGTCGACTGGAGCGCGCGGGAGCCGTACGCACTCGACGCGTGGCAACGGCTGTTCCTCTTCACCCGGGCCGACACCCTCTACGGCGGTTCGGACGAGATCCAGCGCAACATCATCGCCGAGCGCGTGCTCGGCCTGCCCAGAGGGGAGCGGTGATGAGAGGCGTCATTTTCGACGGTGAGCGGCCGCGGGTCGTGGACGACCTGGAGGTACGGGATCCGGGGCCGGGCGAGGTGCTGGTCGGTATCCGGGCCGCGGGACTGTGCCACAGCGATCTGTCGGTGATCGACGGGACGATTCCGTTCCCGGTGCCGGTGGTGCTGGGGCACGAGGGGGCGGGGGTGGTGGAGGCCGTGGGCGCGGGCGTCGGCCATGTGGTGCCCGGCGACCATGTCGCGCTGTCGACGCTGGCCAACTGCGGGGCGTGCGCGGAGTGCGACCGGGGGCGGCCGACGATGTGCCGCAAGGCGATCGGGATGCCCGGCAAGCCGTTTCGGCGGGGGGAGACCGAGCTGTTCAACTTCGCGTCGAACTCAGCGTTCGCCGAGCGTACGGTCGTCAAGGCGGTGCAGGCCGTCAAGATCGCCCAGGACATTCCGATGGCGTCGGCCGCGCTGATCGGGTGCGGGGTGCTGACCGGGGTCGGGTCGGTGCTGAACCGGGCGAAGGTGGACCGCGGGGACTCGGTCGTGGTGATCGGCGCCGGCGGCATCGGCCTCAATGTGCTCCAGGGGGCGCGGATCGCCGGGGCGTCGACGATCGTGGCGGTGGACGCCAACCCCGCCAAGGAGCCGGTGGCGCGGCAGTTCGGGGCGACGCACTTCATCGACGCGTCGGCGGTGGCGGACAGCGTCAAGGCGGTGAAGGCGATCCTGCCGACCGGCACCGACCATGCCTTCGAGTGTGTGGGCAGCACCCGGCTGATCCGGCAGGCCGTCGATCTGCTGGACCGGCACGGCCAGGCGGTGCTGCTCGGGGTGCCGCCGGCCACCGCCGAGGCCTCGTTCCTGGTGTCCTCGATGTATCTGGACAAGTCGATCCTGGGCTGCCGCTACGGGTCGGCGCGGCCGCAGCGGGACATCGCGCTGTACGCCCGGCTGTACCGCGAGGGGCGCCTGCTGCTGGACGAGCTGGTGACCCGGACGTACCCGGTGGAGGACTTCGCGAAGGCGGCGGATGACGCGCACCACGGGCGGGTGGCGCGGGGGGTGCTGACGTTCGGCTAGGGCGGGGGCGTCGCGGCTCGGCTCAGGGGTTTGCGGGGCCCGGCCCGGTGTCTGCCCGGGGGTCTTTCGCGGCCGGGCGGGGGCCGCGGGGCCGCCGTCATTTTTCAACCGCCCCGACGCCCGCGCTCACGGACGGAAGTGGCCGAAGCCGCCCCGGTGGAAGAGGAGCGGGCCGGTGCCGGCGGCGGCCGGGTCCGTGCCGAGGGCTTCGACCCGGCCGACCACGATCAGATGGTCGCCGCCGGTGTGCACGGCCTGGACCGTGCAGTCGATCCAGGCGGGGACCTCCGCCAGCCGCGGTGACCCGGTCGCCGGCGCGGGCCCGTAGGTAATGCCGGCGAACTTGTCGCCACCGCTGACCGCGAACCCACGGCAGAGCGCGCCCTGCCCGGCGCCGAGGATGTTGACGCAGAACACGCCGGCGCGGGCGATCCGGGGCCAGGTGGTCGACGTACGCCCCACCATGAACGCCACCAGCGGCGGATCGAGGGACAGCGAGGCGAAGGACTGGCAGGCGAAGCCGGCCGGGTCCGGCTCCCCGGGGGACGTGATGATCGTGACGCCGCTGGCGAAGTGCCCCAGGACGGCGCGGAATTCGGCCGGATCCAGCGGGGCGCGCTCGTCGTCGCGCACGGCGCGCAGCGCGGGCCGCGGTGGTGCGGCCGTGGTGGGCGCGCCGACGGAGCGCAGATACCGCACGGCCGTGGCCGCCATTCCCGCATGTCCCATCATGTCCTTCATTGAATCTGATGCAGTGTCAGATGTGAAGGCCGGTGCGGCGGCGGCCACCCGCACGTGTGGTTTACCGGTGGATCGGGCCCGGCCCCGGCGGATTCGCGCGAGATTGGTCGGCGGATTCCTGATGGCGTGTCGTCCGCACGGAGAGCGTCCTGCACGGCCGCGACCGTAGCCGAACACGGGGGAGAGTTCCGGTACATGGCCGATGCGAGACCGACGACAGCTTCGCCCGCCGCGTCACCCACCTTCGACGAGGTGTTCTGCGGGCTGCTGCCCCGCCTCTACCGCAGGGCGGTGATGCTGGCGGGATCGAGACAGTCCGCGGAGGACGTGGTGCACGAGGCCTACCTCAAACTCGCCCGCCGCCCCCAGCGTTTCCTCGCCCACCCGGAGCCGTACGCCTACGCCTTCACCGCCGTGCTCAACGTCGCCCGCGACGCCCACCGCAAGGACCGGCGGCAGGTGCTGGTGGACGGCATGGAGGAGGTCGAGGAGACCGGCGCGGGCGGGGCGGCCGCGGGCGCCGGGCCCGGCGGCTGGGACGGCGGGGTGGAGCGCCGGCAGGCCGAGATCGAGGCGGTGCGCCTGCTGGGGAAGCTGTCGCACCGGCAGGCCGGCATCGTCATCCTCGTCGACCTCGACGGCTACACCCTCGACCAGGCCGCAAAGATCATGAAGGTGCATCGTGGCACCGCCGCCCGCCATCGCGCCCGTGCGCTGGACAGGCTGCGTGCCTTCCTCGTTGAATCCGAGCACGGGCAGGCCGGGAGGTGAGCGGCGCGGTGGGTGTGGGGTCACGCCACGACGGTGGTGCGGGCGGCGGCGGGCGGGACGCCGGCGGCGGCCGGGGGGACGGCGCCGGGGACGATGCCGGGGCGCTGCTGCGCGCACGGCTGCGGCGCGCGGACGAACAGATCGAGACACCGCCCGGCCTGTGGGACCGCATCAGAGAACCGGGTATCGAGCCGGCGCCCTCCGCGGTGACGCTGCCCCGGAGGTGGCCGTATGCGGTCGTGCTCACGGTGGCGGCCGCGGTCGCCGCGGTGCTGCTGGGGGTGTGGTGGCTGGTGCGTCCCGGGCCGGAGTCCCTGCGGCCGGCCGGGCCGCTCCGGACGGTGAAGATCACGGTGTACAACAGCGAACGGGCCTGCCGCACGGGCCGTTCCCTGGAGTGCGCGCTGCGGCTGGCCAGGGACCCGCGCACCGCGTACGCCGCCCGCGGCAATGCCGCCGGCCGGGTCTGGCACGGCGATGAGGTGGCCGCGCGCTGTGTCGTGACGGACGGCCTGATGGTCCGCGACGAGGAGGGCGTCACCTCCACCCGCTGGTATCTGGTCACCAGCGGGCAGGGTGTGCGGGGATGGCTCCCGGGGGTGCGGACGCGCAACACCCGTGAGGTGCCGGAGTGTTAGGACGAAGTGCCCGAAGTCGACGTGCCCGAGGACGACGTGCCCCAGGGCGGCGGGTCTGGAGGTGACGGGGGGCGCGGCGTCCCGGTGCGGCGGCGTGGGGCCGGTCAGCGCCCCCGGTACACCGGATCGCGGCGCGCCACGAAGGAGGCGACCCCCTCCTGTGCGTCGGCCGTCGTCATATTGATCTCCTGGGCGGTGGCCTCGGCGGCCAGCGCCGTGGCCCGGTCGCTGTCGAGGGAGGCGTTGACCAGCTGCTTGGTCAGCGCCAGTGCACGGGTCGGGCCGGCCGCCAGCCGCTCGGCCCACTCCCGTGCCACCGCCGCGAGTTCGCCGTCCGGGACGACCCGGTTGACCAGCCCCAGCCACTGCGCCTCCGCGGCCGGTACCGCGTCGCCGAAGAACAGCAGCTCCTTGGCGCGCTGCGGGCCGATCAGCCGCGGCAGAAGGTAGGCGCCGGCGCCGTCCGGGACCAGGCCGCGGCGGACGAACACCTCGATGAAACGGGCCGATTCGGCGGCCAGCACCAGATCGCAGGCGAGCGCGAGATGGGCGCCGAGCCCGGCCGCGGTGCCGTTGACGGCGGCGATGACCGGCTTCTCGCAGTCCAGCACGGCCGTGATGAGGCGCTGGGCGCCACGGCGGATCATCCGGGCGACATCGCCGGCGACCCGCTCCTCGGCGGACGGTGCGCCGCGCAGATCGGCGCCGGCGCAGAAGCCCTTGCCGGTGGCGGTCAGGACGACGACGCGTACGTCCGGGTCGGCGGAGGCCTCGGCGAGCTGGTCGATGAGGCGTTCGCGCTGGTCCCAGGTGACCGCGTTCAGCACCTCCGGCCGGTTGAGGGTGAGCCGGCGGACGCCGTTGTCAGTGGTGTGCAGTATCAAGGAATCGACGGGATCCGCACGGTCGGCAGAGCCGGCCCGGGCGGTGCGGCCGTCGGGCCCGGCGGGCTCGCCGGGCGCTTCGGGGGGAAGGGACGAGGGGGACGGTGAGCGGGTCATGGGTGAGCGGCTCCAAAAGGGACGGCGGGGGACGCACGGTTCGGTGCGGTCAGGGGCAGACGGCGAGTGCGTCGAGGGCCACGGCGCCCTCTCCGCGCGGCAGGACCACCAGCGGATTGATGTCCAGCTCGGCCAGTTCACCGTCGAGTTCCAGGGCCATCCGCTGCACTCTGAGCACGACCTCGACCAGGGCGTCGACATCCGCGGGCGGCGCGCCGCGTACGCCGTCCAGGAGGGCGCGGCCGCGGAGTTCGCCGAGCATCGCGCGCGCCTGGTCCTCGCCGAAGGGCGGCACACCCACCGCGACGTCCCGCAGGACCTCCACCAGCACCCCGCCCAGACCCACGGTCACGGTCGGCCCGAAGAGGCTGTCCTGGGTGACGCCGACGACCATCTCGACGCCCCGCTCGATCATCTGGCAGACCAGCACACCGTCCAGCGGGACGTCCTCGTAACGGGCGATGTCGGTGAGTTCGCGATAGGCGTCCCTGATCTGGCTGGCCGAGGTCAGACCGACCTTGACCAGGCCGAGTTCGGTCTTGTGCGCCAGCTGCGGCCCGGAGGCTTTCATCACCACGGGGTAGCCGACCAGGCTCGCCGCCCGTACGGCCGCCGCCGCGCTGGTCACCAGCTGTTCGCGCGGGACGCGGATGCCGTAGGCGCGCAGCAGCTGCTTGGCCGCGTGCTCACTGAGCTGCTGGCCCGGGCGCATCAGGGCCCGTGCCTTGCGCGCGGAGGGGGACAGGACCCGCGGGGCGTCCTCGAAGGGGGAGCGGTAGCCGGCCGCGAAGCGGTGGTGGTCGAGATAGGCGCGGACGGCGGTGACGCAGTTCGCGAAGGTGCGGAAGGTCGCCACCCGCGAGGAGCCGAGGAGGGTGCTGCGGTAGGCGTCCTCCGTGCCGACCGGCGAGCCCCACACCACACACACCAGCTTGTCCGTGCGCTCCGCCGCGTCCACCAGATCCTGCGCGAGCTTGTCGCTCATCGGTGGGAAGGGCCCGGTGATCGGGCAGATCAGGACGCCGATGGCCGGGTCGGCCAGGAGCGCATCGATGATCTTCGGTCCGCGCCAGTCGCCGACCGGGTGCCCGCCGTTGTCGACCGGATTGGCGACGCTGAGATAGTCCGGTATCCACTGGTGCAGTTCGGCCTGCTTGGCGTCGCCCAGGGTGGGCAGCCGCAGCCCCGCCGCGGTCGCCAGATCGGCGAAGTGGGCGCCGGTGCCGCCGGAGATCGAACAGACGGCGACGCCCTCGGCGGTGGGCTTCCTGGCGCGGGCCAGCAGCGCCGCGGTGTCCTGCAGCTCGTCCAGCCCGTCCACCCGGATCACGCCGAACTGCCGCATCGCGGCGTCCACGACCTCGTCGGCGCCGGTCAGCTTGCCGGTGTGCGAGGCGGCGGTCCGGGCACCGGCCTCGGTACGGCCGACCTTGACGGCGACGACGGGCACCTTGTTGCGGGCGGCACGGTCGGCGGCGAGCAGAAAGCTGCGGCCGTCCTTGAGCCCTTCCACATACGCGGCGATGGCGCCGACCTCGGGGCGGGTGGCGAAGTAGGAGAGGAAGTCGGCGGTCTCCAGATCGGCCTCGTTGCCGGTGGGGGCCCAGTGCGAGAGGCGGATGCCCAGTTCCTGAAGGCTGAAGACCGGCCGGCCCTGGTGGCCTGACTGCGTGATGAGGGCGATGGCCGGGCCGTCGAGGTCCGTGCGGAACTTCTCGAAGGCGTTGAGGTTGGTGTTCGGGCCGAGCAGCCGCAGGCCGGAGTGTGCGACGGCCTCGGCCAGCCGGGCCTGGGCGGCCGCGCCCTGCTCGCCGGTCTCGGCGAAACCGGAGGCGAAGGCCACCGCGAACTTCACTTTGGCCTCGGTGAGTTGCTCGATGACCGGCAGCGGGTCGCCGACCAGCAGGACGGCGAGATCGACGGCTTCCGGCAGATCGGCGACGGTGGCGCGGCAGGGCCGCCCGAAGACCTGGGCGCGTCCCGGGTTGACGGGGTGGAGCCGGGCCCCGACGCGTTCCGCCCAGGCGATCAGCTGGCGGGTGATGCCGGTGTTGGGCCGGCCCTCGCTGTCCGAGGCGCCGACCACCGCCACGGACTCGGGCCGGAAGAAGCGGTCCAGGTCGGGCACCGGAGCCTGCAGTGGCCGCCCGCTGACATCGCGGTCGACGGCGCCGGTGCCCTGTCCACCGCCGCCGGACTGCGGTTCACTGATGCCGTGGACGGTGTGTGGTCGTTGCTCCCCACAGGCCACGACGCGGGCCAAACGGGAGTGCGTGGTGAGGGTGCCGTGAGTCGATCCAAGCATCGCAGACGCCCGCTCCTGTGAGACGGCTCTGATTACCTGACACTCAGTCAGATTACTGAACTGACGCTGCGTCAGGAATATGGGTGCACGGTAAACCTTGGGCGGGGTGAGGCGGGGGCGTGGGGAGCGGGGCCGCTCCGCAAGGGGAGTGGAGTCCCTCCCCTTGCGTACCCGCCTCGGATCGGCTGAACTGACATACCGTCAGGAGTCATGGTTGCCGGTGGTCGCGGGCCGGTGGGCGCGGGAGGGGTGCCGGGATGCAGAAGACCGGGCGCGGTGGGGCCGAGCGGGCGCGGACCGCGGCACGTTGCGACCTGCCGGAGAGCGATGCCTTCACCCGTCCGTACTGGGACGCGGCAGCCGAAGGGCGGCTGCTGCTGCGCCGGTGCCGGGCCGAGGGGTGCGGTGCGGCCCACCACTATCCGCGCGAGTTCTGCCCGTACTGCTGGAGCGAGAACGTCGGCTGGGAACCGGCCACCGGCCGCGCCACGCTCTACACCTGGTCCGTCGTGCACCGCAATGACCTCCCGCCCTTCGGCGACCGGGTCCCGTACACCGCGGCCGTGGTCGATCTCGCCGAAGGCCCGCGGATGATGACCGAGATCACCGACTGCCCCGAGCCCGAGCTGCGGATCGGGATGCCGCTGCGGGTGCACTTCCGCGGCGCGGGGGCGGCGGGCACCGCGGACGCCGACGCCGGGTTCGCCTTCCCCGTCTTCCGGCCCGCTTGATACGCGGCAGGTCCCGGCGATTTCCGGTGGCGGGCCGTCCCCGCCCGCGGCATGCTGAGGCCGTGCTGATCCGTACGGCGACCGAGGCCGACTGGCCCGCCATCTGGCCCTTTCTCCACGCCATCGTGGCGGCCGGGGAGACCTACACCTATCCGCGGGACCTCGATGAGGCGGCGGCCCGCGAGATGTGGCTGCTCGCACCGCCCGGCCGCACGGTCGTCGCCGTCGACGACGCCGGGACGGTGCTCGGTACGGCCAAGATGAACCCCAACCACATGGGCGGCGCCTCGCACATCGCCGGTGCCAGCTTCATGATCGACCCGCAGTACGGGGGCCGCGGCGTCGGGCGGGCCCTGGGCGAGCACGTACTGGACTGGGCCCGCGCCGAGGGCTACCGGGCGATGCAGTTCAACGCCGTCGTGGAGACCAACACGGGCGCCGTCGCGCTCTGGAAGTCGCTGGGCTTCCAGATCATGACGACCCTCCCCGAGGGTTTCCGGCATCCCACGGAGGGTTATGTGGGGCTGCACATCATGTATCGGCAGTTGTGAGGCCGGCCGCCGTTCTCCCTATGGCCAGAGCAGTTCCCGCACCCAGCGCCCGTCTTCGCGGCGGTAGTTGAGGCGCACGTGTCGGCGTTGCGCATCGCCCTGGAAGAACTCGACCTCCTCGGGGTGCAGCACATACAGCGTCCAGCTCGGCACCGGCGCCTCCGGTTCGCGCCGGGCGCGCTCCCACGCGGCCTCCGAGGCACGCGCCAGCTCCTCGACCGAGCCGAGCACCTCGCTCTGCCGGCCGACCAGCGCCGCCGCCAGCGCGCCCGTGGAGCGGCGGTGCAGATCGGCCGCGCTCTCCTCGGGGCCCGCCGCGGTCACCGGCCCGCGGACCCGTACCTGGCGGCCGACCGCCGGCCAGTAGAAACCGAGGGCCGCCCGCGGCCGTGCCTGAAGTTCGCGGGCCTTGCGGCTGCCGCGGTGCGAGGCGAAGTGCCAGCCGTGCTCATCGGCGTCGTGCAGCATCAGGGTCCGTACGGAGGGGGCGCCGGCCGCGTCGGCCGTGGCGAGCGTCATGGTGTGCGGCTCGGGAACACCGGCCTCGGCGGCCTCCTGCAGCCACTGCCGGAACAGCGGCAGCGGCTCGGCGGGGGCCGCCGCCGGGTCGAACGACGGCAGCTCGGTGTCCCAGACCCGCAGCCCGCGCAGCAGCTCACGGAACGCGCGGGCCTCGGCCTCCTCGGCGTGGTGCGCCGCCGGGCTGCCGGCGGGGGCGGTGTCCGGGCTGTCGCGGTGCGCGGGGTGATCGGTCATGCCAGGCAGCGTACGGCGATGGGCGGACGGGGCGGGGGAGCGGGCGGCGTACGGGGCATCGCAGCGAAGGCCGATGACGAAGGCCGATGACGAAGGCAGGCGACGACGGCCGATGACGTCGGAGGCGGATCAGAGCAGTTCGACGGTGTCCCCGCGTCGTACCCGTCCCGGCTGCGCGACCGTGGCCAGCGCGTCCAGCCGCATGTCGGGTGCCTGCGCAAGGGCGCGCAGGATCCGCGGGGAGTGCGGCAGGTCCTGCTGGGCCTCGTTGGTCATCACGCATCGCTCGCTGGAGCGTTCGAACCGTAAGCGCAGGGCACCGCCGATACGGGCGGTGCTGCCGAACCACTCGTCCTTCACGAACGCGGGCGTGCCCGGCGGCGTCCGCACCAGCAGATTCGGCCGGAACCGGCACTCGTCGACAGGCACGCCGGGCACGCCGGGCACGCCGGGCATGGCGGCGCGGACCCGGTCGAGGGTGGCGGTGGTCAGGAGGCTGACGGGGAGCTGGTCGAAGTGGCGGCCTCGTCCAGCTCTTCACCGCCGGTGGATTTGATGGGGTACCGCCAGATCCGTTCGATCGTGCCGAGCGTCCTGCCCCTCTCCGTTCCTCCCCCCCCGTGCGTGGCTTCTCAGTTCGCTTCCATGGCGACCCGCGCCCCGAAGCCGAGGAGCACCACGCCCGTCACGCGGTCCAGCAGGCGGCGGACCCTGGGCCGTTCGAAGAACGAGCGCGCCCGGGAGACCAGGTAGGCGTAGGCCCCGAGCCAGGTCAGGGTCAGTGCCGCGTGCAGCAGGACCAGCAGTCCCATGCCGGCCGTCATGGACAGTTGGTGCGGGGCCAGCGTCGGCAGCAGACCGGTGTAGAACACGGCGATCTTCGGGTTGAGGACGTTGGTGGTCAGGCCCGTGAGATAGGCGCGCCCCGCACCCGTGGTCTGTGACCCGGCGGTCCGCGGTGCGCAGCGGCGGCTCTGCCACAGCGACTGCAGGCCGAGGACGACCAGGTACCCGGCGCCCAGGATCTTGACCACGAAGTACGCCTCCGCCGAGGCCGCGAGAACCGCCGCGAGCCCGACAACGGTGAACACGCCCCACACCAGGAGCCCGGTGGTGATGCCGGCGGCGGCGCGCAGGGCCTCCGCCCGGCCTGCGGTGATCGCGCGCTTGGTGACCACGGCCATGTCCGGGCCCGGGACCACGGTCAGCAGGGCGAGCACTCCGGCCGCCGCGAAGGTCTGCGTCCACAGAGGAGTCCACATGGGAGTCAGTCTGCTGCGAATCGGTCGCCGCCGTGATGTGAGACCGACCACGGACGGGGCGGCCGGCGCCCCACCGTCGTCACCATCGCCCCACCGTCGTCACCATCGCCGCCCCTGCGGACGTCCCGGAAGTCCTGTGCCAACTAGGACACGTTCCGTCCTCGATGCTCACTAGCGTGGACTCCGGCAGCGTCACTCGTGAAGGGGATCCGATGAGCGAGATCAGCAGCAACCAGCCGTTCGGGACGCCGACATGGATCGATCTCGGGGTCCCCGACCTCGACCGTGCGCAGGAGTTCTACCGCGCGCTGTTCGGCTGGGAGTACGCGCAGGTGCCGACGGCGAACGGCCCGCTCACCCTGTGTCTGCTGCGCGGACGGCGGGTGGCGGCGCTGCGGCCCGTCGCCGCCACCGATGCCGAGGGCGAGTCCTGGTGGCATCCATATCTCGCCACCGACGACTGCGACGGTGCCGTCCGGCGGATCACCGAGAGCGGCGGGACCCTGCTCGCGCCGCCGACCGACCTGGCGGATCTGGCCCGTACGGCCGTCGTGACGGACTCCGTCGGCGCCCGCTTCGGCCTCTGGCAGGGATATGCGCTGCCGGGCTGTGAGCTGGTCAACGAGCCCTGCACGCTGGTCCGCAACGACCTGTCGTCCCCGGCCCCCGAGCCGGCCCGCCACTTCTACGCCGGCGTCTTCAACTTCACGCTCGACGGCAACGACGCCGTCCCCGATCTCGACTTCACCTTCCTGCGCCGCCCCGACGGCCATGAGATCGGCGGCATCTTCGGGGCCCCGGCGGCCACCGCGTCCCGCTGGCAGACCGTGTTCGAGGTGGCGGACACCGATGAGCTGGTCGCCCTCGCCCGCGACGCGGGCGGCACGGCGGCCGCCCCCGAGGACGCCCCCTACGGGCGGATGGCCGCGATCACCGACCCCTTCGGAACGGCCCTCAGCGTCATCACCCGCCCGCCCGCCCCGTAGGCCTGGTCACCGCCGGCGCTCCCGCCCCTCAGTCCCGCCCCAGCACCACGGTTCCCGAGGAACAGAACCAGCCACCGGTGCCCGAGGCGACCGCGAGCCGGGGCGGCGCGCCGTCGGCCTTACGGACCTGGCGGTCCCGGCCGGCCTCACCCCGCAGCTGGCGTACCGCCTCGACCAGCAGGAACAACCCCCGCATACCGGGGTGGCAGGCGGACAGTCCGCCGCCGTCGGTGTTGACCGGCAACTCCCCGTCCCGCAGCAGCCGCCCCGTCCCGACGAACGCACCGCCCTCGCCCTTGGCGCAGAACCCCAGGTCCTCCAGCGTTACCAGGGTCATATAGGTGAAGGCGTCGTACAGCTCGGCGAGATCGATCTCGTCGGGGCGGACCCCGGCACGGGCGAAGGCCAGCCGGCCGGAGACGGCCGCAGGCGAGACGGTGAAGTCGTCCCACTCCGACATGGTGGTGTGGGAGACCGCGGTGCCCGAACCGAGCACCCATATGGGCGGCTTGGCCAGATCCTGGACGCGGTCCTCGGCGACGAGCAGGACCGCACAGCCGCCGTCGGAGCGGATGCAGCAGTGCAGTGTGGTGAACGGGTCGGCGATCACCGGGCCGCCGAGGACCTCGTCGACGGTGATCGGATCGCGGTACATGGCCTCCGGATTGGCCGCCGCGTTGGCCCGTGTCTGGACCGCCACCTGGGCCAACTGCTCCAGTGTGGTGCCGTATTGGTGCATATGGCGGCGGGCGGCCATGGCGTATTTGGCGATCAGGGTGTGCCCGTAAGGGACCTCGAACTGCAGGGGGCCGCGGGCGCCGAAGGAGAGGTTCGAGGTGCGGCGCCCCGCCTTGATGTCGGCGCGGGCGGTGGAGCCGTAGACGAGGAGCACCGCGTCGGCGTGGCCGGCGGCGATCGCCTCGGCGGCGTGCGCGGCCAGCACCTCCCAGGTGGCGCCGCCGACCGAGGTCGAGTCGACCCAGGTGGGGCGCAGTCCCAGATATTCGGCGACCTCGATGGGCGCGAGGGTGCCCAGCCCGGCCGAGGCGAAGCCGTCGATCGCCGAGCGGTCCAGGCCGCTGTCGGCGAGCGCCCGGCGGGCGGCCTGGGCGTGCAGGGCGTACGGGGTGGCGTCGTCCACGCGTCCGCAGTCGGACAGGGCGACTCCGGCGACAGCGACCTTGCGATTCCCGTAAGGGGTCCCTGAAGTCATGAATCTGACGGTACATCAGATGCGGGGTGCCCGGGCAGGGGGCGGGCAGGGGGCGGAGTGCGGCCGCCGGTCCGCCGCGGCGGACCGGCGGCCGGGGCGAACGGGGGTCGCGTGCGCCCGGGGTGCGCCTTAAAGCGATTATCGGAGATATCGCGCGACCTTTAAATGCTTTCCCGGGGAGGGTATTCTCCGTTTGCGTGTGAAATTTCCGGCGAGGTGTACGGCCGGTTCACTGCTCGCTGTTTGCCCATGCGGCGGAGCAGACATTTCCGTGTGCGGGATGCATCTTTTCCCGCCGGCCCTGGGGAGTGTCATGTTCGCCTTGATTTCATGGTCTTGGGAGCGCGCCCGAGCGCCCGGTTCC belongs to Streptomyces sp. NBC_01454 and includes:
- a CDS encoding VOC family protein, with product MSEISSNQPFGTPTWIDLGVPDLDRAQEFYRALFGWEYAQVPTANGPLTLCLLRGRRVAALRPVAATDAEGESWWHPYLATDDCDGAVRRITESGGTLLAPPTDLADLARTAVVTDSVGARFGLWQGYALPGCELVNEPCTLVRNDLSSPAPEPARHFYAGVFNFTLDGNDAVPDLDFTFLRRPDGHEIGGIFGAPAATASRWQTVFEVADTDELVALARDAGGTAAAPEDAPYGRMAAITDPFGTALSVITRPPAP
- a CDS encoding thiolase C-terminal domain-containing protein; this translates as MTSGTPYGNRKVAVAGVALSDCGRVDDATPYALHAQAARRALADSGLDRSAIDGFASAGLGTLAPIEVAEYLGLRPTWVDSTSVGGATWEVLAAHAAEAIAAGHADAVLLVYGSTARADIKAGRRTSNLSFGARGPLQFEVPYGHTLIAKYAMAARRHMHQYGTTLEQLAQVAVQTRANAAANPEAMYRDPITVDEVLGGPVIADPFTTLHCCIRSDGGCAVLLVAEDRVQDLAKPPIWVLGSGTAVSHTTMSEWDDFTVSPAAVSGRLAFARAGVRPDEIDLAELYDAFTYMTLVTLEDLGFCAKGEGGAFVGTGRLLRDGELPVNTDGGGLSACHPGMRGLFLLVEAVRQLRGEAGRDRQVRKADGAPPRLAVASGTGGWFCSSGTVVLGRD